The following coding sequences lie in one Sinorhizobium fredii USDA 257 genomic window:
- the otsA gene encoding alpha,alpha-trehalose-phosphate synthase (UDP-forming) — translation MGRLVIVSNRVPVPDKGGIAPAGGLAVALKVALEEHGGIWMGWSGKSSGEHEAQPLAQLQQGNITYALSDLTDTDVEEYYHGFANRVLWPICHYRLDLAEYGRKEMAGYFRVNRFFAHRLAPLVKPDDVIWVHDYHLIPLAAELRQMGLKNRIGFFLHIPWPPADVLFTMPVHEEIMRGLSHYDVVGFQTDHDLENFAGCLRREGIGDELGGGRFSAYGRIFKGGAYPIGIETAAFAEFAKKASTSNTVQKVRESIERRSLIIGVDRLDYSKGITQRIEAFERFILANPAQRGRVTYLQITPKSRSEVPEYEAMQRTVAEQAGRVNGALSAVDWVPIRYINRSVGRHILAGLYRLGKVGLVTPLRDGMNLVAKEYVAAQDPDDPGVLVLSRFAGAARELKGALLVNPYDIEGTANAMARALSMPLEERKERWKRMMDHLLKHDVSRWCRDFLDDLTA, via the coding sequence ATGGGCCGTCTCGTCATTGTTTCCAATCGCGTACCCGTTCCGGACAAGGGCGGCATTGCGCCCGCCGGTGGCCTAGCGGTCGCGCTGAAAGTCGCCCTCGAAGAGCATGGCGGCATTTGGATGGGCTGGTCGGGAAAATCGAGTGGCGAGCACGAGGCGCAGCCGCTTGCGCAACTGCAGCAGGGCAATATCACCTATGCGCTATCGGATCTGACCGATACCGATGTAGAAGAATACTACCACGGCTTCGCCAACCGCGTTCTCTGGCCGATCTGCCACTATCGGCTTGATCTCGCCGAATACGGGCGCAAGGAAATGGCCGGATATTTCCGCGTCAACCGCTTCTTCGCCCATCGGCTGGCGCCGCTTGTCAAACCCGATGACGTCATCTGGGTGCACGACTACCACTTGATCCCTCTCGCCGCGGAACTGCGTCAAATGGGCTTGAAGAACCGCATCGGCTTCTTCCTTCACATTCCCTGGCCGCCTGCGGATGTGCTCTTCACCATGCCGGTTCATGAGGAAATCATGCGTGGTCTGTCGCACTACGATGTCGTCGGCTTTCAGACCGACCACGACCTCGAGAACTTCGCCGGCTGTCTCCGGCGGGAAGGCATCGGCGACGAACTTGGCGGCGGCCGCTTCAGCGCCTATGGCCGCATCTTCAAGGGCGGCGCTTATCCAATCGGCATCGAGACCGCGGCCTTTGCCGAATTCGCCAAGAAGGCATCGACCAGCAACACGGTCCAAAAAGTGCGTGAAAGCATCGAACGCCGGAGCCTGATCATCGGCGTCGATCGCCTCGATTATTCCAAGGGAATCACGCAGCGCATCGAAGCGTTTGAACGCTTCATCCTTGCCAATCCGGCACAGCGCGGGCGTGTCACCTATCTGCAGATCACGCCGAAGTCCCGCTCCGAAGTGCCGGAATACGAAGCCATGCAACGCACTGTCGCCGAACAGGCCGGCAGGGTGAACGGCGCGCTCAGCGCCGTCGATTGGGTGCCCATACGCTATATCAACCGCTCCGTTGGCCGCCACATTCTTGCAGGGCTTTATCGGCTCGGCAAGGTCGGCCTCGTGACCCCGCTTCGAGACGGAATGAATCTGGTCGCAAAGGAGTACGTGGCCGCGCAGGATCCGGACGATCCGGGCGTGCTTGTGCTTTCGCGTTTCGCGGGAGCTGCCCGCGAACTAAAGGGAGCGCTGCTCGTCAACCCATACGACATAGAGGGTACCGCAAACGCCATGGCGCGCGCGCTCAGCATGCCGCTCGAAGAGCGGAAGGAGCGATGGAAGAGGATGATGGATCACTTGCTGAAACACGACGTTTCGCGCTGGTGCCGGGATTTTCTCGATGATCTCACAGCATGA
- the otsB gene encoding trehalose-phosphatase — protein sequence MSYRKQLLNAAKPYPVSGKDFILTALSTNPESWALFLDIDGTLLDLAETPDAVAVPPSLPENLDALSRKLGGALALVTGRGLAYADQLFSPAHFPIAGLHGAERRDPDGRVHKAAETADFERLKAELVAATASWPGVLIEDKGAAVAAHYRLAPDRRLDLEPLMERALYRAGPDWAIQHGKMVIEIRPARANKGDAVAAFLAQPPFAGRRAIAIGDDVTDETMFRTVNGLGGHSIRIGSRLPASEALGTIPSAELLRGIIAALVS from the coding sequence ATGTCATACCGCAAACAGTTACTCAACGCCGCGAAACCGTATCCGGTTTCAGGAAAAGACTTCATTCTCACCGCTCTCTCGACCAATCCCGAAAGCTGGGCTCTGTTCCTCGATATCGATGGTACGTTGCTTGACCTTGCTGAAACGCCGGACGCCGTAGCCGTTCCGCCGTCGCTGCCTGAAAATCTCGATGCACTGTCGAGAAAGCTCGGCGGCGCCCTGGCACTTGTGACCGGTCGCGGCCTTGCTTATGCCGACCAGCTTTTTTCGCCGGCCCATTTTCCCATTGCGGGGCTTCATGGTGCCGAGCGCCGCGACCCGGATGGCCGCGTGCACAAAGCCGCAGAGACCGCGGATTTTGAGCGGCTGAAGGCCGAGCTTGTCGCCGCTACTGCGAGCTGGCCGGGCGTTCTGATCGAGGACAAGGGAGCGGCGGTCGCCGCCCACTACCGGCTTGCGCCGGACAGACGACTCGATCTTGAACCGCTGATGGAACGGGCGTTGTATCGAGCAGGACCAGACTGGGCAATCCAGCACGGCAAGATGGTCATCGAAATCCGTCCGGCCCGAGCCAACAAGGGCGACGCCGTTGCGGCATTTCTCGCCCAGCCGCCGTTTGCCGGCAGACGCGCGATCGCGATCGGGGATGATGTGACCGACGAAACGATGTTTCGCACCGTCAATGGGCTCGGCGGTCATTCGATCCGCATCGGATCGCGTTTACCGGCGAGCGAAGCGCTCGGCACCATCCCCTCTGCAGAGCTCTTGCGGGGCATCATCGCCGCGTTGGTCTCCTGA
- a CDS encoding SDR family oxidoreductase, whose translation MGDTENVPLRKYGTSEEAARTIEMLLSDLSDHLTGINLSQDGGFTRAY comes from the coding sequence ATGGGGGATACCGAGAACGTACCGCTTCGCAAGTACGGAACCTCGGAGGAAGCGGCTCGAACGATCGAGATGCTCCTCTCGGATTTGTCAGACCACTTGACCGGTATCAATCTATCGCAGGATGGTGGCTTCACCAGAGCATACTGA
- a CDS encoding TniQ family protein, which produces MPTTMSSLPMIGGRSFGPSTGMVSSARSRSAPVARPAMFRVPLFDDEILTSYCSRLAAANVKTAPDFCLDMGIRFQDVIGGTDAAIRKLAEIGGVSIARLNDAAVGKIGKSWIVGGEAILERFYIRTHLKICPKCFEEDDQALDRMPGTRQYMRRTWPLQFLRTCPHHHCALNDLGRSPLHANRCHDFVESLLAADIYQDYGAVRSRRITDFERFSIDRLNGVRQHGPLLDEMPLDRAGYLCEVLGTAILFGINADQSALDDEHLWRAGENGYGYLSRGVSGLHEALDLFHERAPLLKSDFGGGKLYGRFYKILYDQKDPAWDAVKRAIHEYAFEVLPLSMSANVFGTSDKARCLSETELRQQFGLRPSHMRKMAVALGMLEPSSANSGAIPKEVAFKVGKILADSLLANQAAAAVGLSYPNFAKYRREGLFVPVIVPGNGVTLSERFSRRALETFIESIRPTEIYPVAEHLKPINTAARLSSYRAIDIIRLLQAHKLKHVAWDWGKVGLEAVLVDPTELEAFIIKPEIEDLSLDEVGEIWKIGRDAAADLCESGCLASYIGRNGHNQSTRYVRPADAEAFFSRFITFRGALREHNVTMRRLRLALKRSGILAPIPEGKKHPQFYLRSEIAAALDVIRDEPIPGERSGPSATSSS; this is translated from the coding sequence ATGCCGACAACAATGTCATCGCTTCCGATGATTGGCGGAAGATCGTTCGGCCCATCAACCGGAATGGTGTCTTCGGCCCGGTCTCGAAGCGCCCCAGTAGCTAGGCCCGCCATGTTCCGCGTCCCTCTATTCGATGACGAGATTCTGACCAGCTATTGTTCGAGATTGGCTGCGGCCAACGTCAAAACCGCTCCGGATTTTTGCTTGGACATGGGGATCCGTTTCCAAGATGTGATCGGAGGTACAGATGCCGCCATTCGAAAATTGGCTGAAATTGGTGGCGTCTCGATCGCACGATTGAACGACGCCGCTGTCGGCAAGATCGGAAAGAGCTGGATTGTCGGCGGCGAGGCTATTCTAGAACGCTTTTACATTCGAACTCACCTGAAGATATGTCCCAAGTGCTTTGAGGAGGACGATCAAGCCCTGGACCGAATGCCCGGCACCCGTCAATACATGCGACGAACCTGGCCCTTGCAGTTCTTGAGGACCTGCCCGCATCATCACTGCGCTCTCAATGATCTCGGTCGGTCCCCTCTGCACGCAAATCGATGCCATGATTTCGTTGAGAGCCTTTTGGCAGCCGATATCTATCAAGATTATGGGGCTGTCCGGTCGCGACGTATCACTGACTTCGAACGATTCTCGATCGACCGCTTGAACGGCGTCCGGCAGCACGGCCCTCTCCTCGATGAAATGCCGCTAGACCGTGCCGGTTACCTTTGCGAAGTACTTGGCACCGCAATACTCTTCGGGATCAATGCGGATCAGAGCGCACTCGATGATGAGCACCTATGGCGCGCAGGCGAGAACGGCTACGGATATCTCTCTCGAGGTGTCAGCGGCCTCCATGAAGCACTCGATTTGTTCCACGAGCGGGCGCCCCTGCTCAAATCCGATTTCGGCGGCGGCAAACTCTACGGGCGTTTCTACAAAATCCTTTACGATCAGAAAGATCCCGCCTGGGACGCCGTGAAGCGAGCCATCCACGAATATGCGTTCGAGGTCCTTCCGCTAAGCATGTCAGCCAACGTCTTCGGCACGTCTGATAAAGCGCGCTGTCTTTCCGAGACGGAGCTACGTCAGCAATTCGGACTAAGACCCAGCCACATGCGAAAGATGGCAGTCGCCCTTGGAATGCTGGAGCCTTCATCAGCCAACTCCGGAGCGATACCCAAGGAGGTCGCCTTCAAGGTAGGAAAGATTCTAGCAGACTCTCTACTAGCCAACCAAGCGGCGGCGGCAGTCGGTCTGTCCTATCCAAATTTTGCGAAGTACAGGCGCGAGGGGCTGTTCGTCCCGGTCATCGTGCCTGGCAATGGCGTCACGTTGTCCGAGAGATTTTCTCGAAGAGCTCTCGAAACCTTCATCGAGAGCATCCGACCGACAGAAATTTACCCGGTAGCGGAGCACCTGAAACCTATAAATACCGCAGCCAGGCTCTCCAGCTACAGGGCGATCGACATAATAAGGCTGCTTCAAGCTCACAAGCTGAAGCATGTAGCTTGGGACTGGGGCAAAGTTGGCCTCGAGGCCGTGTTGGTCGATCCGACAGAGTTGGAGGCTTTCATTATCAAGCCAGAAATTGAAGATCTGTCACTCGATGAGGTGGGTGAAATTTGGAAGATTGGCCGCGACGCTGCAGCAGACCTCTGTGAGTCAGGTTGTCTCGCCTCCTACATTGGAAGAAACGGACACAATCAGTCTACCCGCTATGTGAGACCCGCTGACGCTGAAGCTTTCTTTAGCAGGTTTATAACCTTCCGGGGTGCTCTTAGGGAGCACAATGTCACCATGAGAAGGTTGCGACTTGCACTTAAGCGCTCCGGCATTCTCGCGCCCATACCCGAAGGCAAAAAGCACCCGCAGTTCTACCTACGATCCGAGATCGCTGCGGCATTGGATGTTATAAGGGACGAGCCAATACCAGGCGAACGTTCAGGTCCTTCGGCGACCTCGTCGTCGTAG
- a CDS encoding TniB family NTP-binding protein → MRPAISEKPELSSSKDANAQVVAAAATKGLDAKGLRIMSTMKRVKSAYFATPNDKYVDVPFERMKRAVSSMDPDTFAVAIHGESGTGKSTLLEQRLKEEISFQPIPDGYGNHLYPVLYVKAPSKASMIDLGEEMLDAMGYPVTRRKGESEIVRDVRNYLRRRGTRVVIIDEFQHVLDAPKMKGPTHVADSIKNLLQNPKWPIFIVLLGLPEIKEVVLRDPKDQLLRRVDDFPLLEMSLENDGELVARIILELVEKRAGLRMSADVPPDFIERLMFGAHFRFGMIMKIIYHAIEDALENDQEDVTAQSWEEGYRRLVNGDYDADNNVIASDDWRKIVRPINRNGVFGPVSKRPSS, encoded by the coding sequence GTGAGACCCGCGATAAGCGAGAAGCCCGAGCTTTCGAGCTCCAAGGACGCGAACGCGCAAGTCGTTGCCGCAGCGGCGACGAAGGGCTTGGATGCCAAAGGCCTTCGCATAATGTCCACTATGAAGAGGGTGAAGTCGGCATACTTCGCCACACCGAACGACAAGTATGTTGATGTGCCTTTCGAACGGATGAAACGAGCCGTTTCCAGCATGGATCCGGACACCTTCGCAGTGGCAATCCACGGCGAATCTGGAACTGGCAAGTCCACGCTCCTGGAGCAGCGTTTAAAAGAGGAGATATCCTTCCAGCCGATACCCGATGGTTACGGCAATCACCTTTATCCTGTCCTATACGTCAAGGCTCCGTCGAAGGCATCTATGATAGATCTCGGTGAGGAGATGCTGGATGCGATGGGCTATCCAGTTACCCGCAGGAAGGGCGAGAGCGAGATTGTCAGGGACGTCCGCAACTACCTGCGGAGGCGTGGTACGAGGGTCGTCATAATAGACGAATTCCAGCATGTTCTGGACGCGCCTAAGATGAAGGGGCCTACCCATGTGGCGGACTCGATCAAGAACCTCCTGCAAAATCCGAAGTGGCCCATCTTCATCGTCCTTCTCGGCCTTCCCGAAATCAAGGAAGTCGTGCTGCGCGACCCGAAGGATCAGTTGCTGCGGCGCGTCGATGACTTTCCCCTATTGGAAATGTCCTTAGAGAATGACGGCGAGTTGGTAGCGCGCATCATCTTGGAACTTGTAGAAAAGCGGGCAGGACTTCGCATGTCCGCCGACGTGCCGCCGGACTTCATCGAGCGCCTCATGTTCGGTGCCCACTTCCGATTCGGCATGATTATGAAAATCATCTACCACGCGATCGAAGACGCGCTGGAGAACGATCAGGAAGATGTAACCGCACAAAGCTGGGAAGAAGGCTATCGTCGTCTCGTGAACGGTGACTACGATGCCGACAACAATGTCATCGCTTCCGATGATTGGCGGAAGATCGTTCGGCCCATCAACCGGAATGGTGTCTTCGGCCCGGTCTCGAAGCGCCCCAGTAGCTAG
- a CDS encoding transposase codes for MDDAKPFTAARLSVVDRVEMNGGAFRVRPSQNRKGYVFTEIGAAGPEEFYTYAEIARFIRRRAIVIKRNYYSEEEAIKRKKKLIDPAIIPEHIMYRARMITRFLEEEKAGRRSRSDESILDFYDDYAAEYEKHIPAPRGGRKKVVIETHHLCTPRHFMRLVNRFEEGYRSPLSLMYGGDPGDVSPPRRKLSDRTNQLLDAEARKLATAKRIDIALHWQLLEATNEASDDPVPLPHIRTFYRRVAEQKRMLIDLGQFGEEVTRDKHELSKTANRKFRPLERIEMDEDKLDIIALLKGTRLWNVISPEIQEKIFLLKDRFWASMAIDCGTRSILALRLLDSDPNGRSGVATLHMAVMPKDNFAEAAGTESDWVQFGIPEEVATDHGGAYLDAEFHAAVLALCGSHLMPPTGTPRLRGRIERFFKTNKRWLRLFTGQTFSNPIARGAYDSTTNASMDFEELGRCLVRLIVDAYHLMKHKGLGGQKPIDAWGRLTRDHPVLTLDDPEREGLIFGLNAGKRKISRSGIVCLGIPYYSAEVQALFAYYKNKEVIIRVNPYNLGLLGFRTVADDGFFWVKAAVPGFDGVSAIEWVATKRLLDEAYSQHDIQDLKTISQALTQVMNTAKFSEDRHNVASHVVTKEDYDNFEKQVFNGYVVGNRSIPDYDPDPELFLIDNLPQSGNSGADDAAELLIEADDEDNGGSNTLGPSVGQFDPNEFARRREQDGVAPPLATPPTPKETKARPKKEEPQRQTTVTDLLRGTHEVLPRKAKEKGRTAGRLRTFKSDWSDEEK; via the coding sequence ATGGACGACGCAAAACCTTTCACGGCCGCTCGCTTGTCCGTGGTCGACAGGGTCGAGATGAACGGCGGGGCTTTTCGTGTGAGGCCCTCCCAAAACAGGAAAGGCTACGTCTTTACTGAGATCGGAGCCGCCGGACCCGAAGAGTTCTACACATATGCAGAAATCGCGCGGTTTATCCGCCGCCGCGCGATCGTTATCAAGAGGAACTACTACTCCGAAGAGGAAGCCATCAAGCGCAAGAAGAAGTTGATCGATCCGGCCATTATCCCGGAGCACATCATGTATCGCGCTCGAATGATCACGAGATTCCTTGAAGAGGAGAAAGCGGGGCGTCGCTCCCGATCGGACGAAAGCATTTTGGATTTCTATGACGATTACGCAGCGGAATACGAGAAGCACATTCCGGCCCCTCGCGGAGGGCGGAAAAAGGTCGTTATCGAGACGCATCACCTCTGCACGCCTCGACATTTCATGCGTCTCGTCAACAGGTTCGAGGAAGGATATAGAAGCCCTTTGTCCCTCATGTATGGGGGCGACCCCGGCGACGTCTCGCCACCTCGGCGCAAACTGTCGGATCGGACGAACCAACTTCTCGACGCAGAAGCACGGAAGCTCGCCACCGCGAAGCGTATCGACATCGCCCTCCATTGGCAGCTTCTGGAAGCCACGAATGAGGCGAGCGACGATCCCGTTCCTCTTCCACATATCCGCACATTCTATCGACGGGTGGCCGAACAGAAGAGGATGCTTATCGATCTCGGTCAGTTCGGCGAGGAGGTCACGAGAGACAAGCACGAGTTGTCTAAGACGGCAAATCGAAAGTTCCGACCTCTCGAGAGGATCGAGATGGACGAGGACAAGCTCGATATCATCGCGCTGCTAAAGGGCACCCGACTTTGGAATGTCATAAGTCCTGAGATCCAGGAGAAGATCTTCCTTTTGAAGGACCGGTTTTGGGCATCGATGGCCATCGACTGCGGTACGAGATCGATCCTGGCGCTACGTCTTCTGGACTCTGATCCAAACGGACGGTCGGGCGTCGCCACGTTGCATATGGCCGTCATGCCAAAGGACAATTTCGCCGAAGCGGCGGGTACGGAAAGCGACTGGGTTCAATTCGGGATCCCGGAAGAAGTGGCCACCGATCACGGTGGCGCTTACCTCGATGCGGAATTCCACGCCGCCGTGCTCGCACTCTGCGGCAGCCACCTCATGCCCCCAACCGGAACTCCGAGGCTACGAGGCAGGATCGAACGCTTTTTCAAAACGAACAAGAGATGGCTGCGTCTTTTTACGGGCCAGACGTTTTCCAATCCGATCGCTCGTGGTGCTTATGATTCAACAACGAACGCCTCTATGGACTTTGAGGAACTCGGCCGATGCCTTGTCCGTCTCATCGTCGATGCCTACCACCTAATGAAGCACAAAGGGCTCGGCGGTCAGAAGCCGATCGACGCCTGGGGAAGATTGACGAGGGATCATCCGGTGCTAACGCTCGATGATCCTGAAAGAGAAGGCCTCATATTCGGATTGAACGCCGGCAAGAGAAAAATTTCCAGGTCCGGCATCGTCTGCCTAGGCATCCCCTATTACAGCGCCGAGGTTCAGGCCCTGTTTGCGTACTATAAGAACAAAGAAGTCATCATCAGGGTCAATCCATACAACCTCGGCCTCCTAGGCTTCCGCACGGTGGCTGACGACGGGTTCTTCTGGGTGAAGGCGGCGGTTCCGGGGTTCGACGGCGTCTCCGCCATCGAATGGGTCGCGACGAAGCGTCTTCTGGATGAGGCGTACTCCCAGCACGATATCCAGGACTTGAAAACCATCTCCCAGGCGCTGACGCAGGTGATGAACACCGCGAAGTTCTCCGAGGACAGGCACAACGTCGCCTCGCACGTCGTCACCAAGGAAGACTACGACAATTTCGAGAAACAGGTTTTCAACGGATACGTTGTCGGGAACAGGTCCATCCCGGACTACGATCCTGATCCAGAGCTGTTCCTCATCGACAATCTTCCACAGAGCGGCAACTCCGGGGCGGATGACGCAGCGGAGCTGCTGATTGAAGCTGACGACGAGGACAACGGCGGCAGCAACACTCTCGGTCCGTCGGTGGGGCAGTTCGATCCGAACGAATTCGCGCGGCGGCGAGAGCAGGACGGCGTGGCACCTCCCCTAGCCACGCCACCGACGCCGAAGGAGACAAAAGCAAGGCCAAAGAAGGAAGAGCCTCAGCGCCAGACAACTGTCACCGATCTTCTGCGAGGAACGCACGAGGTATTGCCAAGAAAGGCCAAAGAGAAGGGTCGCACCGCCGGGAGACTCCGCACGTTCAAGTCCGACTGGAGCGACGAGGAGAAGTGA
- a CDS encoding YihY/virulence factor BrkB family protein, producing the protein MRSQNELPRRRSKGGGTGDPGRGRTASTPGDFPALGLRDVFWRVVSQVSEDRVTLVAAGVTFYILLALFPALTSLVSIYGLVSDPTAIGEQIAYLAAVLPAQSLQLVTDQLQAITSQKPSSLSIGFIAGLVVALWSARAGIAALFDAMNIAYDEVEERGFIRLTMLSLAFTAAGLLVTAVLIAAIAVLPAVLAFLSLDRWLESLARILRWPVLLLLIGAAIALLYRYGPDRDPPKLRWLTWGAALSTLCWLPASLLFSFYIDNFADYNATYGAMGALIGFMLWIWLSTIIIIVGAELNAELEHQTARDTTMGPSKKMGDRDAYVADTIGEKSD; encoded by the coding sequence ATGAGGTCTCAAAATGAACTCCCAAGAAGACGAAGCAAAGGCGGTGGAACGGGCGATCCGGGGAGAGGAAGGACCGCCAGCACCCCAGGCGACTTCCCGGCGCTCGGCCTGCGCGACGTCTTCTGGCGGGTGGTTTCACAGGTCAGCGAAGATCGGGTGACGCTCGTGGCAGCCGGCGTCACGTTCTATATCCTTCTCGCCCTATTTCCAGCACTGACATCGCTGGTGTCGATCTACGGGCTCGTTTCGGATCCGACTGCCATCGGCGAGCAGATCGCCTATCTGGCGGCCGTTTTGCCTGCCCAGTCGCTGCAGTTGGTCACCGACCAGTTGCAGGCCATCACGTCGCAGAAGCCCTCCAGTCTGAGCATCGGCTTCATCGCCGGGCTGGTCGTCGCGCTCTGGAGTGCCCGTGCCGGGATCGCAGCACTCTTCGATGCCATGAATATCGCCTACGACGAAGTCGAAGAGCGCGGCTTCATCCGGCTGACTATGCTTAGTCTTGCCTTTACGGCGGCTGGTCTCCTCGTCACGGCTGTCCTGATCGCTGCGATCGCGGTCTTGCCGGCAGTCCTCGCCTTTCTCTCGCTTGACCGGTGGCTGGAGAGCCTCGCAAGGATTCTGCGCTGGCCGGTGCTGCTGCTGTTGATCGGCGCGGCAATAGCCCTGCTTTACCGATACGGACCCGACCGCGATCCGCCGAAGTTGAGGTGGCTCACCTGGGGCGCGGCGCTCAGCACGCTCTGCTGGCTCCCGGCCTCGCTCTTGTTCTCGTTCTACATCGACAACTTCGCAGACTATAACGCCACCTACGGCGCCATGGGTGCGCTGATCGGCTTCATGCTCTGGATCTGGCTGTCGACTATCATCATCATCGTCGGCGCAGAGCTCAACGCCGAACTGGAGCACCAGACGGCGCGGGATACCACCATGGGTCCTTCCAAGAAAATGGGCGACCGCGATGCTTACGTGGCCGATACAATAGGCGAGAAAAGCGATTGA
- a CDS encoding helix-turn-helix domain-containing protein produces MPSIKDHSEQVYRVANQSSAAVSSPVAASWRRCMTRHGLAPEEARLPWRLPEAELLQARERSGVLISEAGGELDRLFAIVGKAGCCLLLTDEKGIALERRGAAGDDADFRDIGLWSGTVWSEASVGTNGIGTAIADERPVVIQRDQHFLSRNIGLSCATAPVRDEAGRLAAALDVSTCRGDASEAIVSILAQAVRDAAARIEANLFRRAFAGARIVLVPVDRAGPALLAVDRDDLVLGATRAARVSLGLDDRRIAAGVPASDLLQEDLREGGELPDAERAALRRVLSRNNGNVSMAADILGISRATLYRKMKRVSLT; encoded by the coding sequence ATGCCTTCAATCAAGGATCACTCGGAGCAGGTCTACCGTGTCGCGAATCAGTCGTCGGCCGCGGTGAGTTCGCCGGTCGCCGCGTCTTGGCGCCGCTGCATGACTCGTCACGGCCTAGCGCCAGAGGAAGCAAGGCTGCCGTGGCGCCTCCCCGAAGCCGAATTGCTGCAAGCGCGCGAGCGATCCGGCGTTTTGATCTCAGAGGCCGGTGGCGAACTCGACCGGTTGTTCGCCATTGTTGGAAAGGCCGGCTGCTGCCTGCTGCTTACCGATGAGAAGGGCATCGCGCTCGAACGCCGAGGCGCGGCCGGCGACGATGCGGACTTTCGTGACATCGGCCTGTGGTCGGGCACTGTGTGGAGCGAGGCGAGCGTCGGAACCAACGGCATCGGTACGGCGATCGCAGACGAACGTCCGGTAGTCATCCAACGCGACCAACACTTTCTCAGTCGCAATATCGGCTTGAGCTGCGCCACTGCGCCGGTCCGCGACGAAGCCGGGCGCCTCGCGGCGGCGCTGGACGTGTCCACCTGCCGCGGCGATGCCTCGGAGGCAATCGTGTCGATCCTTGCTCAGGCCGTGCGCGATGCAGCGGCTCGTATCGAGGCGAACCTCTTCCGCCGCGCCTTTGCCGGTGCTCGCATTGTGCTGGTGCCCGTCGACCGTGCCGGCCCCGCGCTTCTCGCAGTCGACCGCGACGACCTCGTCCTCGGAGCGACGCGGGCGGCGCGCGTGTCGCTTGGCCTCGACGACAGACGCATAGCCGCCGGAGTTCCTGCCTCCGACCTGCTGCAGGAGGACCTGCGCGAGGGCGGAGAGTTGCCGGATGCCGAAAGAGCGGCCCTGCGCCGCGTGCTGTCGCGCAACAACGGTAACGTCTCGATGGCCGCCGACATCCTCGGGATCAGCCGCGCTACGCTCTACCGGAAGATGAAGCGGGTTTCACTGACTTGA
- a CDS encoding type II toxin-antitoxin system VapC family toxin — translation MQANFILLDTSVLSEARRSVPHEDVLAFLFQIPPGAVAVAPPVIFELERGAINAGILDQERGRRFSDWVDDLLKTDVHTPAVDAGVKKLLARMSMVPELAGFWRSPDNSSKMRFGCDPEIAAVAIVHGIPIASCDVGDFLRIHRHFPLPGLYSPLDGIWHVEPSHGWHIPELGEPGPDDWRQMIVPIS, via the coding sequence ATGCAGGCGAACTTCATCTTACTGGACACCAGTGTCCTGAGCGAAGCGCGGCGATCTGTGCCGCACGAGGACGTGCTGGCATTCCTGTTCCAGATACCTCCGGGCGCCGTTGCGGTCGCCCCTCCTGTAATCTTCGAACTCGAACGGGGCGCGATCAATGCGGGTATCCTTGACCAGGAACGCGGCCGACGCTTTTCGGACTGGGTCGACGATCTCCTCAAGACCGACGTCCACACGCCGGCGGTCGATGCTGGCGTGAAAAAGCTGCTGGCAAGAATGTCCATGGTGCCCGAGCTCGCCGGGTTCTGGCGAAGTCCGGACAATTCGTCGAAGATGAGGTTCGGATGCGACCCAGAAATAGCTGCTGTGGCGATAGTGCATGGCATTCCAATCGCCTCATGCGACGTCGGCGACTTCCTCAGGATCCACCGGCACTTTCCCCTCCCCGGCCTCTATAGCCCTCTCGATGGAATCTGGCATGTCGAACCATCTCACGGTTGGCACATTCCGGAACTCGGAGAGCCGGGCCCAGACGACTGGCGGCAGATGATCGTCCCAATCAGCTAG